The sequence below is a genomic window from Lycium ferocissimum isolate CSIRO_LF1 chromosome 9, AGI_CSIRO_Lferr_CH_V1, whole genome shotgun sequence.
actatttattaattttctttgTTAAGCACAACTTGTTTTTTCAATACTATATTTGGTAAACTTATTATTGGTAGTTGCCAATAATAAACTGACAGAGTACAGGCAAGCAGCCGGCAACGGCAGTACTTCTGCCACGTCACTGCATCAGTCACCAAGagttattttaaaaagaaaattaattgcGTAAGTAAGACCTCCATCGACGACTAAATTTTAAGTCGGTGAACATTTACGTGGATCGGGTACTTTTATCAACTAACttataatacatatacataatacatGTCTTTACATATAATTGTATTGCTAATTTATAGTGAAGCAATACATATTTTAACATAAATTTTTGAATGAATCATAGTTTAAAATAGTACTCCTATAATTTAATTTGATGTAAATATCTAGTGCGGTAAGTTTGCCCGCCCCAATGTCTAATGCTTTTGGTATCATAACTCTAGTTGAACCTTTAAATTTCTTTTACTAGggaactttttttaaaatgaagttgtaaaggATAATTTGAAGTGCAGCTCTTTTGGATAATTACTTTGATTTAAATTGTGAATATTGATCAATGCAAATAGGGTATAGGAGAAAAGGCGAACTATATAGATGACAATAGAAACTCCATCATCGAATAATTCCTTTTGCAAAGAGAAACAAAAATTCTTTGCATCAGCACAAACTTGATTGGCCAATTATATTGTGATTTTGTTAGAAAGAGGTTGCAAATCTTCTCTGATAGAATATACgagtccaccaaacagtatagaGAATAAGGTTCTCTATACGTTCCCTTAAGTAAGACAAGAAGTAAATACacaagatatttacgtggaaaacttaTTGCTGAAGGGATTAAAAATCGTGACCCACTGCAGTAGGATTTGCTCAACTTCACTATAAACGAGCAAACTTCAaattacaacctattgcaacctaggaattaaattCTTAATCCTTCccccttacaataactctacCGCAAAGAACacaccttgactaactctagcaaAGTGAACAACTCAGAAATGTTAAAAATTTGTCCTACTATGACACTTCTTGAAAGTAATGTAGGAATACAAGATAAAGAACAAAAgacaaagactcaacaaaccAAAGGATTTAAGACATGTCGcaactttgttcttgagagcactTTGAGATGCGGCGGCTATCACTTGAGATGAGAGTGAATTTTCTGATTTGCAAGTGTTAGGTTTTCACTTGtaacatgttgtttatataggTGGGTGAAGTGGGTTGATGTGAAAGTGACATTCAAGTTGCTTCGGCCACTAGCGAGCGAAATTTGCGCTTCGCACTATTTCTTGTCGATCAATACACAACAACTTTACAATTGTAGTGTTGACTTGCCACAGATTTGAACACGATCCCATCCTGCCTCTAAAAACATATCTCTGTTCCtcaaataagtttgtcaaatcATGAAAACACGAAATAACATAACTTATCATTCCCCTCCTAttagcttttttttctttttctttttaagtcaTTCATTGTCTATATTTTTGTTCTTGCATTTCAAaattgagaaaagaaaaggaggaattgtaaagaaatagatgaaaatggGAGACTATCAAATTTTCCCTGGGAGCATTTTCAAATACTACTCTATGTCTTGGGTGAAACCATATGACATTTGAAGTAcgcaccaaaaagaaaaagaaaaaagaagccaGATGCTCTGCGCCTTCCTTTTGATATTTGAACAACTAATATTCTTTTCTCTTTGACTGATATCTTATAGTGATCGACCAATGAAATTTGTGCAGTAGACCATTTCCGCCTCCAATTAGACAATTTAATTCTTGCCAGAGATTAAGATTAGCATATCAAAGAACAGGAACATTAGTGCAACAGTAAAAATATAATTGGTGAGTGTGATCAGAAGAACAAGATGTCAAGGACACGTAAATAATTGCCTCGCACACAACAAAACCGTTTTATCGAGAGATAATCAGCTGTAAGGTTAAAAACCTTCTTCGCCCAGTGCTTGCTGTATTTCTGGATCTAAATTAAAAGTTTAGAATTTAGAACATCAATAAATTAGGTATATCATGATATTTGTTGTTTTGACAAAGATATATTAATAAGTTCAATTTTCAAAAGGGTTAATTaagtacgtatatatacatattaaggagaaatatttataaaacgtgacgatagttttttatttacaaaacataacattacaaatcctatacaaaacatactttaaaaaagaaaacattacttttaaaaaaaaattatgtgtgaaAGTTTTAtgaatgtgtatatctcgctacGAGGcgcttaaaagttcattaaaatctagtgtatgaaaatggtgtgaaaaatgtatgaaatgtatatatctcgttcaaggcttaaaaaatccgctaaaaattgtgtatgaaaacgatatgaaatttatatctcgctcaaggcttagaattcactcacattttcgtgtataaagttcatgttagaattttgtaatacaactacaacaacattacatacaactttgatacaacattcaagacttaaaataatcgctcaaatttttgtgtatgaaatgtgtatatcttgctcaaggcttaaaaagttcgctcaaattttgtgCGTATGAAAAACGTATGAAATcgtatatctcgatcaaggcttaaacatttcgctttcaatattttatgtattagaatggtatgaaatgtgtatatcttgctcaagacttagaatttcactcacatttttcatatataaagtttatattaggtttctggaaaattaatacaactacaacaacattataacaacttttatacaatattcaaggcttaaagttttcgctcacaattttgtgtatgaaaactatattaaaaatttcactcacacatacacatttcatacagcttttatacacaaaaaattgaggtaatttttaggcctttgagcaaaaaaaaatatatatatagatatatatttaaaaaaaatatatattttaaacttttaaaaaaaattgaaacaaaaataataataaacaaacgaaaaatatatgaaaatccatCATGTTTCGTAAactatcgttatgttttgtaaataagaaaaactatctatatatattataataaagAGTTTTAAGTTGGTACCCCAtgtcatttttccttttcaaaataTTGGCCCCTGCTATGATACAAATCAATTGATAAACTATtaagtttatttttttgatgtctATCCACGAcatcttatttttttgatgTCTATCCACGACATCTAAATAAAACAATCGGAtaagaattttttatttgaccttattattatttatttgtctTTAGTTAATTAAATGGTTCAATATATCTGTGAGATTGATATATTCTTCGTTACTAATATACTAAGCAAAAtccttttaaaaagaaattcaaatagttacttttatgtattatttaaaataatttaaactcCTCATATATTCAGTTCTAATCATGTTCCTTGATctctatttataaaaataagaatattatTATGACTTTTCGATCTCGTTTTCTTATTGAAATGAAGGGTTGGCGTGGGAAGCAAACCGATCTTGAAATTAGAATGGGTCTTACGTGAATCCGAATTAGTCAGAGCCTCAATATAATTATCATACAccgaaaaggaaaacaaaaaaaaaagtgcataacaacttcattctAGCATCATACCTATAACAAATCTCAAGAAATAGTGATATTTGTACAAAGGACACAAAAAAGCTCAAGGTTCATTAATACAAAGATATATAACATACTAATGGAAAAATTCAACACTAACTAGATATGGATAGACAAAtcttttgagatatttttttcacttcaatGATATCCAATTGGAGCAGGGTAATCCTTCAATTCATGCCCTTGACACTGTATATCCTGTAAAacaattgttttaaaaaattattcaaaagcATAAAACTATGACAAATTTTAAgcagaagagaggagaaaatgataaaaatggtcccttatgtttcGGATACAATTAAAGTAGTCCTTTAATTTAACTTCTGAGTAATTCGCCtttcaagtttgaaaaaaattagcATTTTCGGCCCCCCTCAAATATTTTAACAAACTTGTCTTTTAGATTGAGGggaacaaatgaaaaaaaaaaataactagaAACATTCGGAAAGTTTCATTGAATCTATAAACTACAACACAAAAAACTACACTAgatataaaaaataacataagttgCACCTCAAAAAGTTGTACCTAACTCTAGAAATAGACCAAAACTAGTGCAAAATTTACACCTTCAAATATGAGTTCCTGTTAAATCCTTTTTGTTTTCTATTCCTATCAAAACTAACAGATGAGACCGAAAGTGTTATCTTCTAGCAAATTAAAAGAACCAAAATTGCTCTCAAGTATATCTAagtatttttttatcttttctctAGAAGAAAGCCTCTTAAATGtgggagaaaattaaaagagaagaaaatgagaagCGAAAATCTTACCGAAGCAAAGTGATTTAGGTCACGATGATGTGCCTCATCAGCCCTAATAACAGTGACAACATCTTTAAGCGTTGAATTAGCTGGCAAACGCCAATAATCAATAGCAATAGCAGGAGCAGGCAAGTTCTCAAAAACACCCTTCTCAATATTAACCAAAAACTCAGTATACGAATTCACTGCTTCTTCCTCTAAGTAGCCAACAATCCTATGAGCCAATTTTGGTGACACCAAATATGCCAAGAAATAGGCATTGAAGAATACACCTTGGACTGCAAACACTAATGCACGTTCGTACCATTTAGGGTTTGATAACTCGATGAATGTCATGAGATGCATCCTTTCGTTCTCAGCTTCTTCGAGGAGGGCTTTGATCCACCCTCCACTGTGCTCGAATCGTCGGAGGGATTTGCAGTGGAGGAGCATACCGCCTACCATACCTGGCACGGCTGCAACCGTTTCTAGTAACATGGCATGGCACATATGCCTTCTCTGTGAGATCAAAATAAGAGTCCCTTTGGGTTAGCTGATGATTAAAAGTAGCGATAAGTATCTAGTCTTTGGAATTGATTTTATAAATGAGTAGTTACATGtttgatgaaatttatgaaacatatcataaatatactttacatatattatatagtgTAGTAGAAAGGAGAAGGAATATAACATAATGTTTGGGAATTAGCACTTTTAGTCCCTCAAATAGTGATAAACTACAATTtaagtttttgttatttttgtttaatttaatacaTTAACTTTCAATTAATTGATGTGTACTTTTGATTTCTATGACTGTGAATCTTCACAATTATAATGTAATGAATTATTAAGCTCTAAAACCGCTCAACTATTGATatgttaatttaatttttttattgttacTCCATAagtgagggtaaaataattccAAAATATAGTCTAATATCACATCTTTTCCATATAAAGGGatgtaaaaaaaaacatttttttagttAATTGAAGAATAAATGTACTTAGTCAATATTGCAAGGATCAAATAAGAATTTACTAATAATCAAAGGACCAAAAGTGCAATTAGCCATATAGTGTCACTTCAACCAATTTGTTCAACTAGTGACAAGCTCACGTTGTCCTTTTTTGAGGAATTAGTTGTTGGAGTGATTACTTTAATTTAGAACGTCTATTATATCATGTacaatattttattataattattatgtGGATAATAAGGGAGTCAAGATGTTGACCTGGAAGAACATGTATGTGGGGAACTTTAGAGCCTGGACAGTCCAATAAGCAAATTTGTCCATGAAATTGGCAGGCATATGGTGCTTCTTCACATCAATCGAAATATCAGCTGAGTATGTCTCCCATGGCTATCGAACCCAcacacaaaaaattaaattctattATTACTATctcatttaattaaaaatactcggtgaaaaacaaaaaagtctaccattaaaactttttaataattttgaCTGTTTGTACATATAAATTAAACTTGCTTACCCTAAAGCAGTTCCACCTCCATGGTGTACCATCTTGCTTGGAGATTTTGGGAGGATCCACACCCCAATAGCTAACTATGGCCTTGGCCTTAGCCTTATCGCGATTATCACCTGCCTCATCAGCCTCCATGTGCGGTGGTTGCTGTGGCTTTTGCTCATCTTTTGTTGTACCAAAAGACATATTGCTATAATAACGAACTTGTACTATGCTTCCACGGGGCGAATGAAATTCGCCCCGTAATTGCCTCATAAGCAAGCCGGACATTTTCACTGCTGCACTACGACTCATATTGATAGGACTCGAAATTAAACCAAATAAGAAATAAGTAAGTAAGATCACTAATTGAATcaatttttgttgttgatgtttttatgGTGAGATACAGAGTGAAAAATTGttggtttatatatatagtgttaAAAGTTGAAAAGGTCGAGGACTATGATGTAATAGATGAAAGTGTGTGAGAAAGTTCTTGGAATTGACTTTTCGTTAGTATTGGGAGAGTGACGTTTCTTGGTCATtagcacaaaaagaaaaagggaaaagggtcaaatttatcCTTCAAGTATGATTTATAGTCtaaatttgccctccgttaaaatttgggatcaaatttgccctctccGTAAAGATATTTGTTATATTTGCCCTTTTTTGAATGGAAATGTGACTTGGACTAAAAAATTAGCCACGTAGGCTCCACGTAGACTGCCAATCGGGTGTCACAATCCAAATTCGTTAGCCGCGACTAGCACCTAAAGAGTTACTACCCAATAGGTGAACCTAACCATTTCATATGTTAATGTGTTCCATAGGtttaagaaaaaatgaagaacTTCTGTTCTCTCTTTCGTTCCcactcttttctcttttctaaaataaaaagattaggGTCGTATTATTTTATATGATGGGTAAATAGGTCACAGGTCATGGGTTAAAATAATTGGGAGCCTACGTAGAGCCTACGCGACTAATTTTTACTCAAGTCACACTTCCATCCAAAAAGCGACAAATATAACAAGTATCCTAACTTaaggcaaatttgatcccaaactttaacggagggcaaatttaaactataaatcatACTTGGaaggtaaatttgacccttttcccaaagaAAAAAGATGTTACTTGGTCGTGGCCAATCTTTATTTCACTTCAACTTGAAAACAGAAGGACGTTTACTCAACAATTGAACATGATGACAAGACCAGTTATTGAACTTTTCATAAAATCTTGGAGGAACCAATATGTGAACATACAAAGAAGTATAATtgtaaaacattttcttaaaataatcaGTTCTTGATTATATAACtttttgggtcaattttgaCTAACTGTTTTGAATTGATTCAGATTATATGACTAGATTGAAAAGTATATTCGTTTGAGTTAAATTAAAGTTACTTATTTTTAATCTAGAACTAGAATGACGTTTGGCACGacaaaaacaatttttaaaCAACTATGTTTTGACATGAAAGGCTAAATACATTAACAATAATTTTAAtaatcaaattccaaatataaaatatttaaaatcgaCTTAATACAATTAACTTATCGAGGGCACCAAATTTAAGTCCTTGAAATCCACAAGATTCTTCAATATTCTGAGAAGATGAGGTGGCACATTTTTTGAGTCTCTGagtttggaaaaagaaaaaaatagtagCAAAATCAACATATAAGATTCTCAtctaataaaaatttatttgcaCCGGATATTCATACTAAATCGATAAATACATGACATGTTTTAAGTCTATTACTTAATCATTATTAgctaatatgtatttttattttattaaattaaacttaaattaatttaagtTGATGTTGGACCATAGAGTTTAATTTTGACACGGAAGAGGATATATCCTGATGTGCTATTCACACGGTATGTGTCGGGccttgcataaaataaaattccttTGGAAGCACGTCAAGTATTACGatttttctaaatttataaatagtcattttcaaattttgtaattaaaaGATAGCAACTGTTTTGAAATATATAATGGCCAGTAAATGTTCTTTCTAATCAAGCTTTGGAGGGTAAATTACGAGTCCGGAGcttaaagggtataaaaatacacggtataaaccaaaaggggtaagtcaaaaatatatataccaaaaggggtataacgtggactgatccacgttataccccaacttttttttttccctttgtcaGGTTGAaccaaacgaaaaaaaaaaaaaattgtataacgtggactgatccacgttatacaaataattttgtataacgtggatcagtccacgttttacaaatatattttgtaaaacgtggtACTGACCACGAGTCTCATTCAGTTGTTGCCCTAAATTTTTCATCGTCTCCTCCGCCTCTTCCTCCATCTTCTAAACTTACAGAATTTTGATCTCCGCCTCCATCTCCTTCTCCTTTTCCTTCtcctccatttattttctttttaaaccttGCGTTACAGTCTAATTTTTGGAGCAACTTCTTCATCCTTATCTTTTGTTGCTAtctaaattaaggtattttttctagctcatataattgtatatttctagTAGATGTAGAATATTTGTTTGTCTTATATAtcttaattgttattttttatttgtgttattttaatacgtataagatatatgtttgtcttatttgtgttattttaatttgaacttaagatatgattgttagaagcattatcATATAAAAGGTCTGATTTgtttagtagcacttttgaagaaatttgttgttatgttactgttatttttgtggattgttataTAAAATTTGGCTGATTTGATGACACTCTTATCTGATAATACATGTGTTTCCTTTTCAACGCTCAACCGAATACATGTTTTCTCCAATTAAAAATTAGTGCGCTTAGATATTTACATAAGAGCTTTAGGAAGATCTACTCCTAAGTGGCTAACATTAACAACGGTCCAAcattatttttgtggattgttatacctttaatgtgatatttatatagtcaaaaaagtgaaatttaatTGATGCCTCAgtagcccaaaaaaaaagatacttaaaatgtcatgataatgctttattatatataaagtCTAAGTGGGTGGATAATTATTTTGTCTATACCTTATAGGTATTAATGTGGTCCACTATCGTGGTTTCTAAATAAGGCGAATAAGTCGACTTTATCTAGCCGAAGGTGCATATTTGTTCtctaaaattggaataatatatttattttttttaatagtaagtTACTCCAAATAGCTTGATctggactttaatttttttttttttaatctaaggTATGGAGCTTCCATGGGTATGCGTACATCCGGGCGATGTATGATGTGTTAACACTCCAGGAGAAGCATCGATCACGACATGTGGGATGGTGCCTTGAGAGGACCGACCGGatgtgttgacacccaattttgtccctccgttattccaatttattttctCGGGCTTTTTAacgagctaaatactttattttcactactattttttttctacTGTTAACCTCGTTACtttcattactttatcacaaattttaaatagttcgtcatcgtttcatttttggGATTTGTCtttcgttaaattaattttactttattaaaccCTTTACTTTCCACATATTAATCACTaattatcatagtatatatattgtCTTAGTTATGTTAGAAGCCCcgaagaataattaaatagcgGAGAAAAGATCAACATTTTTCTGCCAATTAATGGCCCAAACGGACCAACCCATTACcactatttttaattaattgaccaGCCCACCATCTGTTGACCCGATCCAGCCCAATATCGTACCCGACCCGGTCCacttcatttcattcatttcactCTAATCCCTAATCTTTTCAGCAACCTAGCCGCACACGCACCTCTCTCTAACATCTCTCACTTTCATTCCTCTTTTAAACCAAGAACCAAAATCCTTTCAACCATGGCAGTTTTGCCTTTCCATTCCCACGCAAAATTCGTCCCTACGTCTGTTTACCTACGTTATTCTGTCATTGAAAATGGAAAGTTTCCCATTCTCGCCTTCAAACGAAATAGACCCTCAAAACCAGAACGGTCGAACCAATTTCGGAAATATTGAAGCCGAATCACGTGAAGATTTGTTGGGATTTCAAAGGATCCATTTGGGATTCGTTTTTGAAAAACCTCGACCAAAAATCCCGCCCAAATCGGACCGCAAAAACCTAAATTTTCCTATAAATACATCGTTAAGTCCACAGCCAAAAGAGGGGGAAGCCGCCTCTACATCACTATAACTTTGCTGCTCATACATATTCTTGATCTCGGTTTACCTCTAAAAAGCTTATAGTTTCTCACCCGATTTATCCCAAAAGAAATACAAATTAAAACTTTAACTCGCTAGAATCCGCAACATTTTCATACACTGGGCATTCGAACTCATTCGGCTCGAAGTTGGGATCTGTTCATAACGAGAGAGTAGATTCGAGGCTTCGATGTCCTAGTTCACTGCACCCACAAGAGGTAAAATCTGATGCTATTCTGACttattgttttgttgaaatTCTGTTAGCTTAGAAAAAATCATGTTTCAATGTCTCGTTGCTGTCATTCATGATTTAAATGTATTATTAGCTACTGTTACTTTCAACCTCCTAAAGGTTATCGTTTGGCTGATATAGATACCATATTAACAAGAAATCAGTTTGATTTGAATGTTTTCTTATACGTGTCTTTTAAAAATCGTGATTAAGTTCGCTTGCTTAAGAGACTCATATTCCGCTAACTGGCTGAGATAAGTGTTTCTCGTTTTTTAGATGCTAGAAAATATACCTATAGGCCTTGTCGAATAGTTTTGTACTTCTGTTCGTTTAAATACTTAAAACT
It includes:
- the LOC132030050 gene encoding ubiquinol oxidase 2, mitochondrial-like, which codes for MSRSAAVKMSGLLMRQLRGEFHSPRGSIVQVRYYSNMSFGTTKDEQKPQQPPHMEADEAGDNRDKAKAKAIVSYWGVDPPKISKQDGTPWRWNCFRPWETYSADISIDVKKHHMPANFMDKFAYWTVQALKFPTYMFFQRRHMCHAMLLETVAAVPGMVGGMLLHCKSLRRFEHSGGWIKALLEEAENERMHLMTFIELSNPKWYERALVFAVQGVFFNAYFLAYLVSPKLAHRIVGYLEEEAVNSYTEFLVNIEKGVFENLPAPAIAIDYWRLPANSTLKDVVTVIRADEAHHRDLNHFASDIQCQGHELKDYPAPIGYH